The following DNA comes from Leifsonia sp. 1010.
GGGTGTTGCTGAGCTGGGGCAGGGTGATGCTGATGAAGCGTCGCCAGGCTCCCGCGCCGTCGATCTTGGCCGCCTCGTACAGCGACTCGGGGATCTCCTGCAGGCCGGCGATGAAGATCACCATGTAGAAGCCGAAGCTCTTCCAGATGGCGACGAGCACGACGGTCGGCATGGCGAGCGCCGGATCCTGCAGCACGTTTCCGAGCTGGATGCCGATGCTGCGCAGCCAGTAGTTGAGCAGGCCGACCTGCGGGTCGAGCAGGTACGTCCAGGCGAAGGCGGCGACGGCGAGCGAGACGATGAACGGCAGGAACAGTGCGGTGCGGAAGAAGCCTCGGCCGAGCAGTCGACGGTTGGTGAGGAGGAGCGCGAGCAGCAGGGCGGCGATCAGCGCCGTCGGGGTGAAGAGCACCGTGTAGAGGGCCGTGTTGCCGAGGGTGGCGAGGACGCGCGGGTCGGTGAAGACCTGGACGTAGTTGTCGAAGCCCACCCACTCCTCGAGCCCGAAGCCGCTCGCGTTCGTGAACGAGAGGCGCAGGGCCGACAGCATCGGCCACCC
Coding sequences within:
- a CDS encoding sugar ABC transporter permease, giving the protein MTTLTRSRTGRRPYRPPAPLGGRPRSAGRRGPMALLFMLPAVVILIAFVGWPMLSALRLSFTNASGFGLEEWVGFDNYVQVFTDPRVLATLGNTALYTVLFTPTALIAALLLALLLTNRRLLGRGFFRTALFLPFIVSLAVAAFAWTYLLDPQVGLLNYWLRSIGIQLGNVLQDPALAMPTVVLVAIWKSFGFYMVIFIAGLQEIPESLYEAAKIDGAGAWRRFISITLPQLSNTLAFVVVFAMIAALQAFDQIYVMTGGGPYRSTQTVVMEIYQEGFKKLDLGLATALSYVLLAATLILSLIQFRFFGRREKDLA